From Bradyrhizobium sp. sBnM-33:
GTGATCCGCTCCTTGGCGATCGCAAACGCAATGGCGCCGTCGCGCAACAGGCAGGCGCTGACATCATGGTCGTAGGTATTCAGACCAAGGACATAAGTGTGTTTTTTGGGCATGGGCACTCGTGAAGGCGGGATCGTCTTGCGCTGAGAAATGGAAATCGTGTCGACATCAAGTTGCTGGCGAGGCCTTGCGGATTTTTTTCAATTCTAACTTCTGCGGTGCACCATCTTTAAGTGTTCATCCAGCATTCAGATAGATGAATGGCGCAAGAGTCCTCGACAGACCGGCCGTAACTTGACCTTACCTGTCCTTCTTAATAAAGTCCCAAGAGCTCGAAAGAACCTTGTGAAATATTGTGTTAGCGCATCTGAACTGAGAACTATCTCGCGCGTCTAAGTGAGATAGTGCCGAAGTCCAGATGTTTGGAAGTGACCGGGAGATTCTCGAATGGCTAAACGCTACAATATCCTGACCCGCTGCCTTGCAGCGCTGGCTTTGTTGTTCGTCTACGTGGCCAGCACCTCTGCCATTCTGGTGGGCGGGACAACCACGTCCGCGCAGGCCCAACGAGGCCGAGGCTATCGCGGCGGCCGTGGCTTCTATCGCGGCGGTGGCCGTGGCTACTATCGCGGCCGAGGCCGAGGCTTCTATGGTGGGCCTGTTTTTGTACGCCCTGGCCCGCGCTGCTGGTGGAATCCCTACGGCGTCCGCGTCTGCAGGTGGTGATATAGCTCCGATCGCTGTCGGGTCAGACAAGATCATAGATGGAATCAGGCGTGCCAATGGCACGCCTTTTTTCTTTGGCCGATGCTTCCGCGCACAGTGAGCGCCGGCCGCGCTTGGCCTAGCTTGCAAGCCGCGGGATCAGCTTGAGCGCATTGCCGCGTTCGATCGACGTGATCTGTTCGTCCGTGAAAACGCCCGCCTCGCGCAATCCCTTTACGTGATCGCTGCCGGTCCGGTATGGGAAATCCGTCCCGAACACGATCTGCGACGGCGGAATGAGCGACGCCAGCGCCGACATCGCGGCGCGGTTGGAGGTCTGTGCGGTGTCGTAGAAGAATCGCTTCAACTCGGCGAGCGTGCCATCGGGCACCGTCTCCTTGGCTTTCGGCACCAGCAGCGGATGCCGAATGAAACGCTCGATCAGAAACGGCATCGTCCCGCCCGCATGCGAGAATATCCATCGAATGTCGGGAAAGCGCCTTGCATTGCCGGAGAAGACAATGTCAGCGATAGCGCGCGTCGTGTCGGTGCCGAACTCGATCATCACGGGCGGTTGCGTCGGCGCCAGGTTCACGCAGCAATTGGCCGCGGTGGGATGGGTGTAGACCAGCGCCTTGCGGCGATTGAGCTCCTCCATGACCGGCAGGAACACCGGATCGCCGAGCCACTTGTCGCCGTAGCTCGTCATCAACGCGATGCCATCGGCCTTGAGCGTATCGAGCGCATAGGCGAGCTCACGCAGGCTGCCTTCGACGTCGGTGAGCGGCAGCATCGCGAAATTGCCGAAGCGCCCGGGATAATCCGCGACCAGCTTTGCGGCATATTCGTTCGACTCGCGGCAGAGCCTTCGTGCCGTATCGCCCTTGGTGAAATTGACCGCGGGCGTGGTGACGGACAGCATCGAAGTGGCGATGCCGGCCTTGTCCATATCTGCGAGCGATTTCTCGATGGTCCAGTTCTTCATCAAGGGATCGCCGAAGCCGCTGTCGTTCGATGCGGTCACGTAAGTCGGCGGCGAAAGATGATGGTGAACGTCAATCCGGAACGGCTTTGCGTCGGCGGTTTGTGCCCCTGCCCGGCCACCACTGATGGCCGTCATTAGCACCAACGCGCCGGCACCGAGCACGAAGCCGCGCCGGCTTGGTGCGGCGAATGACTGATTTGATTGACCACAGCAGAAGCATCCCCGCAGCGGGGCCGTGCGCAAATCCGTCATTCGTTCTCTCCCGATCTTGTTTGTTGTTGCGTGCAGCCTCACCCGTCGAGAATGGCGACCGCGCGGGTCCAGCCGGCGGATGCACGCTCGATCTTCACCGGAAAGCACGACACCATAAAACCGGTCGACGGCAGTTGCTCGAGATTATGCAGCTTCTCGAGATGGCAATAGCCGATGTGGCGGCCGGCCTTGTGGCCTTCCCAGATCAGGCTGGCGTCCTTCGTCTCGGCATACTTTTTCGCGGTGTAGACGAACGGTGCATCCCAGCTCCAGCCGTCGATGCCGGTCAGGCGCACGCCGCGCTCCAACAGATACATCGTCGCCTCGTAGCCCATGCCGCAGCCGGAGGTGACATAGTCCTGCCGCCCGTATTTGGCACCGGCGCTGGTGTTCACCACCACGATATCCAGCGGTGACAGCGTATGACCGATACGCTTGAGCTCAGCCTCGACATCCTTGGCGGTAGCGACATAGCCGTCCGGCAAATGCCGGAAGTCGAGCTTCACGCCCGGCTGAAAACACCATTCCAGCGGCACCTCATCGATGGTCCATGAACGCTCGCCGCGGTTCATGGTGGGATGGAAATGCCAGGGCGCATCCAGATGCGTGCCGTTGTGGGTGGAGAGCGACACCTGCTCCACCGCCCAGCCCTGACCATCAGGCAGATCTTCCGCCTTCAACCCTTCGAAGAACTGCAGCATGCGGGGCAGGCCTTGCTGGTGATCGATGTACTGGATGGTCGGGTTGTTGCCGGGTGGATCGGCCGGCACGTCATTTTGCAGGGGAACGGAAATGTCGATCAGTTTGCGCGCCATGGCGTTTCCTCGCTGGATGTTTTTTTATGTAGCGTGGTCCAACGGCTATTGCCGCTCGACCCGGTTCTTCAAAATACCGATCTTTTCGACTTCGAGTTCGATCGTGTCGCCGTGCTCGAGATACCAGCCGAGCTCGAGCCCGCATCCATTGCCGACGGTGCCGGATCCGATGAATTCGCCGGGCATCAGGGTCTCGTCCTGGCTGATATGGGCGATGATCTCTTCGAACGAGAATAGCATGCCTTCGGTCACGCCCTGCGAGCGCATCTTGCCGTTGATGCGCGCTTCCATCTTCAATTTGTAGGGATCGCCGATCTCGTCCGGGGTGACGATCCACGGCCCTATCACGTTGCCGCCATCGAAACTCTTTCCCTTCGCCGGGCCCAGCCGCCCCTCCATTTCGATGCGCTGGGCATCGCGCGCGGAAAAGTCGTTGAAGATCGTGTAGCCGAAGATGTGATCTTTGGCCTTCGCCGGGGAGATGTTAGCGCCCTTGTTCCTGGTGATGATGCCGAATTCCAATTCGTAATCCATCACCTGGCTGTAGCGCGGCCACTTCACGGTGGTGTTAGTGCCGCGCACGCTGAAACGGTTGGTGATGTAGTAGATCGGCTGCTTGCGATAGACCTCCGGCAACTCGCCGAGCGGCTCCGCCTCGATCCGCGCCAGCTCGGCCATATCGCCTTTGACGCGTGCGGCGAGCTTGAGTTGCCCGCGCGGGGCCTGCAGGATATGCAGCGGGAACGACATGCCGTCCCGCATCTGCCGTGGCTCGGGGACCGGCGCGAGAATCTCAGTGGCATCCACCGATACGGAAAGGCTCTCGTCCTCGCCGTGTTCGTCGAACACCTTCGCAGCCTGTTCGAGCGCGGCGTCACCGGCATCGATCAGCGCCAGCATCGAAGCGAAGGCAGGATTGGCACCTCCGTTGCGGCTGGCCGCCGCCGAGAGATCAAAGAGCAGCCTGTCGCCGCTATGCACGATGGCGACCTTTTCCTGACCGCCCGACTTGATTGTTGCGAGTTTCACCTGACGCCCTCTTGTTTTTCGATGAAATATATGATCGAAAAAAATATCGATAAACAAGCCTGAAAAATGTTTGATGGGGAGAACGTCGTGAAAAAGGTCCTTGCCGCCCTTGCGGTCAGTGTGGCGCTGACCGGTATCGCCTTTGCGCAAGCCAAGATCCAGGTCGGCTGCACGGCAACCTCGGACTGCGCCTCCGCGATGGTGGCGATCGACGAAGGCATTTTCAAAAAGCACGGCCTTGAGGTCGAGATGACGCCGATCGGCATCAACTCGAACATCCCGGCAGCGATCCTGTCGAACTCGATCCAGATCGGCGGGCCGACCTCGACCGTATTTCTGCAGGCGGTCGATGGCGGGCTCGATCTCGTCGCCATCGCGGGTGCTACCGTGATGAGCCCGGTGAACCAGGACAGCATCGCCGCCTTCGTCCGCAATGGCATCACCATCAAGGAGCCGAAGGATTTCGCTGGCAAGAAGGTCGGCGCGCCCGGGCTGAATGCCTTCCTGCACGTATTGTTCGTGAAGTGGCTGGTGGAGAAAGGCGTCGATCCCAAGAGCGTCAATTTCGTCGAGGTTACCTTCCCGACCATGGCCGACATCATCAAATCCGGCGGCGTCGATGCCGTGCTGACAGCCGAACCGTTCGTGACGCGCATGACCAACGCCGGCCTCGGGTCGGTCGGCGCACGCTACGCGATCGAGCTGGCGCGCACCGATCCGATCATTTTCTACGCGGCCTCGCGCGAATGGGCCGACAAGAACGTCGCGGCGGTCAAGAAATTCCGGGAAGCGATCACCGAGTCCGCCGTCGTCGTCAACAACGACCGCGAAAAGGCCTCGAACTCGATTGCCAAATTCACCAAACAGCCGATCGAACTGGTCAAGGCGACACCGCCGAACCGTTCCGAACCGGCGCTGAAGCCTGAGCAACTCTCCTGGTGGATCGAAGTGATGTCGTCGCAAAAAATGCTGCAATCCAAGCTCGACACCTCGAAGCTGGTCCTAAAGTAAAGGATTTCGCGATGCCGGCCTCCGAGCGCCAATCGAGCCGACCGCTGACCGAGGCCGCGACGCTAACTGAGCGTGCGGCGATGCTGGTCGAGCAGGATATTCTCGCGGGCCATCTGGCGCCGGGATCGCGGCTCGGGATCCTCGATCTTGTGCAACGGTATGAGATCGGCGCGACGCCGCTGCGCGAGGGATTGTCGCGACTGATGTCGCGCGGGCTGATCGTCGGCACCGGGCAGCGCGGCTTCCGCGTCGCCGACGTCAGCCGCGAGGATCTGCTCGACATCACCACGATGCGCACGGCGATCGAGATCGAGGCCATCAGGCTGGCGATCACCCATGGCGACGATGCCTGGGAAGCCGGCATCGTCAGCGCGCTGCACCAGATGCGCCGGCACATCGAGCGGACCGGCGATGAATTCCGCGAAGGTGCGGAGGATTTCGACCGGCTGCACAAGGGCTTTCATACTGCCCTGCTAACGGCGTGCGGCTCGAAGCGCTTGCTGGCAGCCCATTCCGATCTCTACGACCAAGCCTACCGCTATCGCCGCGTGATGATGCGCTCCGTCGACAGCGGCAAGAAATTCGTCCGCGCGCATCAATTGCTCGCCGACCGCGTGATCGCCCGCGACATTCAGGGGTCCCAGGCGATGTTATCGGCGCATCTGCGTTCGACCATGGATTTCGTCTATCCCCCAGGCAACGAGAGCTGACATCATGGCAAGCGCCGCAAAACGCCTCGAAGCCGTATCCGGCACTGCCACGCCGCAGATCGCATTTGATGCAGTCACGCTGGTACTCGGCGGCAAGACCATCATCGAGAATCTGAGCCTCGGCGTCCGCCCCGGCGAATTCCTCTGCATCGTCGGCGCCTCCGGCTGCGGCAAGACCACGGCTCTGCGTTTGGCGGCCGGTCTCTACCAGCCGACCAGCGGCAAGGTGAATTTCGACGGCGAGCCAATGCGCGAGCCGCGGCGCGAGATCGCGATCGTGTTCCAGGACTACGGCAAGGCGCTGCTGCCGTGGCGCACTGCGGCAGGCAACGTCTCGCTGGCGCTGGAAGCGGGCGGCATGCCGTCGGCCGAGCGCCCTGCCCGCATCGAGGAACTGTTGCGCACGGTCGGCCTGCCCGGCCATGCCGGCAAATATCCGTCCGAAATGTCAGGCGGCATGCAGCAGCGCCTGCAGATCGCCCGCTGCCTGGCGCAGGAGCCGAAGACGCTTCTGATGGACGAGCCGTTCGGCGCGCTGGACGCGATGACGCGGCAAGGATTGCAGGACGAAGTGCTATCGTTGGTAGCGGCGAGCGGCGCCACCGTGATTTTCGTGACCCATGACCTCGACGAAGCCATCTATCTCGGCGACCGCGTCATCGGTTTGCTGCCGCACCCGGGCCGGATCGGCATCGAACTGCCGGTCAACCTGCCACGTCCGCGCAACCAGCTCTCGACCCGCGAGCATCCGGAGTTCCTGCGGCTGCGGCGTCAATTGTTCGACTTCATCAAGGCGACCGAGCAGTGACGGCGAATTCCGCCAAGGCACTGGTGCTGCCGCTCGCCGTTCTGGTGGCATTCGAAGCGTGGGCACGCGCCACCCATCTGCAAAGCGACAGCCTCGCGCCGCCGAGCGAGATTGTCATGGCGCTGTTCGGCGCATTCGCCGATCTCTCGATCCTATCAGCGACGCGCGATACCCTGTTTTCAGCGTTCGCCGGGCTCGCGATCGGAACGATCATCGGCCTTGCGCTCGGCATTGCATTCGGAATTTCGGATACCCTCAACCGCCTGATGGAAGTGACGGTCGAGGCCATCAGGCCGATCCCCTCCATCGCGCTGTTGCCGATTGCGCTGATCGCGCTCGGCTTCGGTTATCGCATGGAAATCGTGATCGTGGCGTTCGCCTGCGTCTGGCCGATTCTGATCCTGTCGCGCGCAGCCGTGCGCAGCATTGAGCCGCGGCTGATGGAAGTAGCGCGGGCACTACGGCTGCCGCCGGCACAGCGGGTCTGGAAGATCATCATCCCGGCGGCGCTGCCGCGGATCTTCGTCGCCTTCCGCCTGTCGGCCGGCATCGCGCTGATCGTCGCCGTCACCGTCGAAATCGCAATCAACCCGCTCGGCCTCGGCGCCGGCATCATGCTGGCGCAGCAGGCGCTGCGTCCCGACCTGATGCTGGCCTATCTGGTCTGGATCGGCATGATCGGCTACGCGCTGAACGTCCTTTTGACCGTCGCCCAGAACCGCCTGTTCGGCCGCGCCGCATTGAGCGGAGACGGCGCATGAACCGCGCGGCCCTCCTCTGGCGCGTGGCGAGCTTTGCGGTTGCGGCCGGCTTCGTCGCGATATGGCAACTGATCGCCAATTTGAAACTGGTCTCGCCGGTGTTCCTGCCGGGACCGGACCGAGCCTGGGCTGCGCTGGTGCGCGGGTTTTCCTCCGGCGATCTCTGGAGCAAGCTCGCCGGCACGCTCGAACACATGGCCTATGGCTGGCTCGCCGCCTCCATTGCGGGCATCGCGATCGGCGCGATCGTCGGATCCTCGCGGACGATGCGGACCTATGTCGCGCCGTCGCTTGAGTTTTTACGGCCGCTGCCGGTCTCGGCGATCATTCCGGTGGCGATCGCGATGCTCGGGCTGACGCAGGCGATGGCGCTGTTCGTGATCGCCTTTGGTGCGATCTGGCCGATCATGCTGGCGACCATCCACGGTTTTGCGGCCGTCGAGCCGCGGCTCTACGAGGTCGCGCGGTCGCTGCAGATGTCGCGGCTCGCGGTGATCTTCAAGATTGCGCTGCCCTCCGCCAGTCCCGACATCCTCGCCGGCATGCGCCTTAGCCTGACGGTGGCGCTGATCCTGTCGGTGGTCTGCGAAATCCTGGCCGGCCTCGACGGGCTCGGCCATTGGGTTCTGCTGTCAGCGCGCGCATTCCGCTCGGCCGACCTGTTCGCCGGTGTCATCCTGCTTGGCGTCACCGGTTACGTGACATCGGTGGCGATGTCGCTGGCGGAGCATCGGCTGTTGGCGTGGCAAGCGGCGCAGCGGTGATCGCCGGCAGTCGGGCAGTTGCGGCTACGTATCTGCGACAGGCCGAGCCGAAACCTCCGGCTTCTTCGGCGCCGTCATAAGGCGCCGCCAACCCCGTCCGACCCAGCGCCACAACGCCCGGAGACTGAAGGTGACGAGCACCTCATGGTGCCGCATCCCCTTGCCGCCCTTGACCAGCCCGAGATCGCGAATGATGCAGTACGTCCCGCTGCTCATGCGGGCGAACTTCGCATCCCGAAAATGATTGCGCACGCGCGACAACATGCGTGCAGCATGCACCGCGGATCGATTTCGTCAATCTTGACGGCTGCCGAATCGACCCCGCCGGAGTACGAAAGCCGTCAGAGCGTTGCGTTGTCGTTGCGTTCGCCGATGCGATACAGTTGCGCGGTCCGAACCGGCACGCGACCCAGCACCGCACGCCGCTCGTTCATGCGCGTGCTCGGCGAATCCGGCTGCGCAAAGCACTCAAGGATCTGAATGCGGATTTCCTCCGCGAGCGGGCCTTCGACCCGACGCATGCGATTCCAGAGCCGGATGATTTCGCGTTGCTTCTCGACATCCATTGGTCACCTCCGAAGAACGACCAAAGAGAACATAACAGGAACAATATTGCAAGCCCGCGAATTCGCCAGCGGTATCACAAGTCATGAAAGTGAAATTTGCAGTATACAGATCCGCGCGACGCTATTGTTTGCCGGCGTCAGTAACGCCTCGACCACCGGCCATTGAGCGCGCGGCGAAGGCAGCTACGCCTGAGGTCCAGGTTCAAGCCTAAAAGCAGAGACTGAGAATTTTTAGTCGGCAAGCCTCGGCTGCGCGCGGCTTGGATTTCGCAGCGCTGGCCTGCTTTAAAGCCTTCGGCGAATCCTTTGGCGAACTCTTCGGCGTCTTGGGACGCTCATAGTCGCCTGCGATCACCATGGCCCAATACGTGCGACCGGTCTTCGCGCTTTTCACGCTGGCAACGCCCACGCGCGTCGCGCCGGGCAGCAGGAGATTCTTTCGGTGCCCCGACGAATTGATCCACTGGTCGAGCGTTTTGGGAAAACCGTCGTAGCCGTACGCAATGTTCTCTGCGGCGCGGCCTGCGCCTGCCGGGCCGACACGCGTATTGAAACGGCCAAGGACATCGTGATCCAGTTTGTCCTTTGCGGCCATTGCCTGGGCTTGATCGTGTGCAATCCGTGTGAGAGTCGCATCCAGGGTTACGCGCTTCTGCCCGTGCTTTAGCCGAAAATCAGAAATCATCTGCGCGGGATTGGCCGCCGCCGGCTGACTCCATGCGGCGGCAAAGCAAATCACCAGCCCCAGCAGAAGGGCCTGCCGTGCCAGAATGACTGTCTTCCTACCAGCCACAATTGTTCCCCCTGCCTCTCCCAATTGTGCTGGGAAGATTCAATCCGAAAAAGACGTTGCAAGTCATTGATTTTATTGGTCGGGGCAGCTGGATTCGAACCAACGACCTGCAGTACCCAAAACTGCCGCGCTACCAGGCTGCGCTATACCCCGATCTGACGCTGGAAATGCTCGATACACGCTAAACCCGCAGCCATCAAGGCGATGGACACGCCGTCAGCGCTTGTTGAACAGCGGGTGCGCCACCCGGTCGCCGGGCTGAATGCCGTATTTCTGCGCCGTGCCGGCAATCACTTCCAGCACCGCCCTGGCGGGCCCACCCGAAGAGACGATCTTCGTGGAGAGCGGCTCGGTGTTTTCGGCAATCCGCAGGATGCGGCCGTCGGCGCGGATGAAGATCATGTCGAGCGGAATGTAAGTGTTCTTCATCCACATCGAGATCTGCTGCTCCGGCGAGAAATCGAACAGCATGCCTTTGCCGTCGGGGAGTTCTTTCCGGTACATCAGCCCCTGGGTCTTCTCCTCCTCCGTCGTCGCCATCTCGACCAGGAACACGCGTACGCCTGACTTGGTGGCGATCTCGAGCGGCTGAACGCTCGCAGCCCGCGCGGCAGGATTGGCGCAGAGGATGAGGACCACAGCAAACGCAGCGGCCAGCGCCGTCACCAGGCGGCCTGGGATGCGAAGCCGCGCAACCGTTAAAGCGAAATTCATCAAAGCACTCACGCCGGATATCTCAGGAGAAATTGCCGGGAACCCTAACCTGAGGATTGCGGCAAATGCCAGAGGCCGCCGCGCTGGTGCGCGACGTCCGGCTCACGTTTGCGTCAGTGGTACGGCAGGATCAATGCGACGACAGCGCCGACGGGCCCGTCTCCGGATGAATTTCGGCCGCCATCATGCCCTTCGACCCGGGCCCGTAGCGTACCAGCACGTACTGGCCGGGCCGCAGTTCGGTCATGCCGAAGCGGCGCAGCGTTTCCATGTGGACGAAAATGTCCGGCGTGCCCTCGCCGCAGGTCAGGAATCCAAAACCGCGCAGCCGGTTGAACCATTTGACCTGCGCCCGCTCCAGACCGCTGGTCGGAGTAACGCTGACATGAGTCCGAGGCGGCAGCATCTGCGCCGGATGGATCGCGGTGGACTCGTCCATCGAGACGATCCGGAACGCCTGATAGCCCTTGGCACGCTGCACACATTCGACCACCAGCCGCGCGCCTTCATAGGCCGTCTGGTAACCGTCGCGCCTGAGCACGGTGACGTGCAGCAGCACATCGGGCCAGCCATTATCCGGCACGATGAAACCATAGCCCTTCGAAGCATCGAACCATTTGATGACGCCCGATATTTCGACAAGGTTAGCTGCGGCATCGCCGAGCCCCGACAGCGCGTCCACCGCCGGATCGCGCTGTGCGCCGGCTGCGTATTCACCTGGTCCAAGCCTGTTCTGCCCTGTCCCGCCTGTCGGCGGCCCCCCGAGCTTCTTGGACCCAAATTCGTCCGACCCCATGACCCCGGACCTCACACTTCAAAAAGCGGTCCACTGTCGCCGTAGCGGACCGGAACACGCGCCCTACCATGACCATCATGATAACGCAGCGCGAATCTCTCGAATCAAAAGATAACACTCTCGATTGTGCCGCATACTAAAAAAAACAAAATTGTGGGGGCTATGAACAGGCTTGCACAGCCGCGAATCAATTGGAGATCAATTGCCTACAAACGGTCCGAGCGTTTCTCCGATGTCGTGACGGATAACAAGATCGGCCACGTCGTCCTGTTCCGTGGGCTCATTATTGATGATCACGAGCTTCGCGCCGCAGTTCTTGGCCATCAGCGGAAAACCTGCGGCGGGCCAAACAACTAGCGACGATCCGACTGCCAGGAACAGGTCGCAATGCTGTGCCAGTTCGGTGGCGCGGCGCATCGCGTCTTCCGGCATCGCCTGTCCGAACGAAATCGTGGCCGTCTTTACCGGCTCGTCGCAGATGGTGCAGTCGGGAGCGCTACCGGTTTCCTCGAAACGCTGCTTTACCCAAGGAAGGTCATAGGCATGTCCGCAGCCGATGCAGCGGGCATAGGTGGTGTTGCCGTGCAGTTCGATCACGTCATCGGCCCTGAAGCCTGACGCCTGATGCAAATTGTCGATGTTCTGCGTGATGATCGCCGGTGTCTTGCCGGCCTTGTAGAGCGTGGCCAGCGCGCGATGCCCGCGGCCGGGCTTGGCCGCGGCAAAGGTTGCCTCCATCGCAAAGCGTCGCCGCCAGGCCTCGGCCCGCGCGTCGGCGCTTGCAACGAATTCATCGAACGCGATCGGGCGGTTGCGGGTCCACAGGCCGCCCGGGGAACGGAAATCCGGAATGCCGCATTCGGTGGAAATGCCGGCGCCGGTAAAGGGAACGATACATGCAGCTTCGGCGATCATGTTGCCGAGCTGCTCGACGCCGCTGCGCAAATCCTTGGCGATCACCGCTGACATTTTCCGATTTGTTGGACCGCGCGGATTATAGCACGGTCGTTCGGATTGCCAGTCCGATGTGCGGCTGCCGGCAGCGCCGCACGCACGTCTGGCAAGGCGGCCTTATCAAGCCGATGCCGCGCCGCCCTTGTCACGCCGACGCGTCATGCGGCCTTGGCTACCGATTCCTTCGGCTCCCTGGCTTCTTCCGACTTCTTCGCTTTGGGCGCGGGTGCGCTTTCCGTCTTCTTCACCGGTGGCTTGCCGTATTGGGCTAGTTTTTCCAGTTCCGCTTCGAGTTCGGCGCGGCGCGCAGCGACTTTCTCAAACAACTTGTCGGTGGCGCGCTCGCGCAGGCCTGCGAGCTCTTCGATGCTCAATGAGTCCAGATCGATCTTTGCCATTGGAACCTCCCGTTTGTCTTTCGCTAACGGGAACCCGCATGAGCGACAAGAATGCGCCACACCTTATCCACCACCGTCGCTTCAGACGGCACGTGATTACAATGCCTCCCCATTCACGCCCCATTCGCGCGCGCCAATGATGGCGGGGCGCGAATCAAACAAAAATCGGATGGGTGATGACGGAGAAGGAAGAAAGACTCGCGCGCGACCGTGCCGAAATCGCAGCACGCGTCGCGAGCTTCAGGCAAACCCAGCAGAAGTTCGA
This genomic window contains:
- a CDS encoding amidohydrolase family protein, giving the protein MTDLRTAPLRGCFCCGQSNQSFAAPSRRGFVLGAGALVLMTAISGGRAGAQTADAKPFRIDVHHHLSPPTYVTASNDSGFGDPLMKNWTIEKSLADMDKAGIATSMLSVTTPAVNFTKGDTARRLCRESNEYAAKLVADYPGRFGNFAMLPLTDVEGSLRELAYALDTLKADGIALMTSYGDKWLGDPVFLPVMEELNRRKALVYTHPTAANCCVNLAPTQPPVMIEFGTDTTRAIADIVFSGNARRFPDIRWIFSHAGGTMPFLIERFIRHPLLVPKAKETVPDGTLAELKRFFYDTAQTSNRAAMSALASLIPPSQIVFGTDFPYRTGSDHVKGLREAGVFTDEQITSIERGNALKLIPRLAS
- a CDS encoding cyclase family protein; its protein translation is MARKLIDISVPLQNDVPADPPGNNPTIQYIDHQQGLPRMLQFFEGLKAEDLPDGQGWAVEQVSLSTHNGTHLDAPWHFHPTMNRGERSWTIDEVPLEWCFQPGVKLDFRHLPDGYVATAKDVEAELKRIGHTLSPLDIVVVNTSAGAKYGRQDYVTSGCGMGYEATMYLLERGVRLTGIDGWSWDAPFVYTAKKYAETKDASLIWEGHKAGRHIGYCHLEKLHNLEQLPSTGFMVSCFPVKIERASAGWTRAVAILDG
- a CDS encoding fumarylacetoacetate hydrolase family protein, with the translated sequence MKLATIKSGGQEKVAIVHSGDRLLFDLSAAASRNGGANPAFASMLALIDAGDAALEQAAKVFDEHGEDESLSVSVDATEILAPVPEPRQMRDGMSFPLHILQAPRGQLKLAARVKGDMAELARIEAEPLGELPEVYRKQPIYYITNRFSVRGTNTTVKWPRYSQVMDYELEFGIITRNKGANISPAKAKDHIFGYTIFNDFSARDAQRIEMEGRLGPAKGKSFDGGNVIGPWIVTPDEIGDPYKLKMEARINGKMRSQGVTEGMLFSFEEIIAHISQDETLMPGEFIGSGTVGNGCGLELGWYLEHGDTIELEVEKIGILKNRVERQ
- a CDS encoding ABC transporter substrate-binding protein, whose amino-acid sequence is MKKVLAALAVSVALTGIAFAQAKIQVGCTATSDCASAMVAIDEGIFKKHGLEVEMTPIGINSNIPAAILSNSIQIGGPTSTVFLQAVDGGLDLVAIAGATVMSPVNQDSIAAFVRNGITIKEPKDFAGKKVGAPGLNAFLHVLFVKWLVEKGVDPKSVNFVEVTFPTMADIIKSGGVDAVLTAEPFVTRMTNAGLGSVGARYAIELARTDPIIFYAASREWADKNVAAVKKFREAITESAVVVNNDREKASNSIAKFTKQPIELVKATPPNRSEPALKPEQLSWWIEVMSSQKMLQSKLDTSKLVLK
- a CDS encoding GntR family transcriptional regulator; translated protein: MPASERQSSRPLTEAATLTERAAMLVEQDILAGHLAPGSRLGILDLVQRYEIGATPLREGLSRLMSRGLIVGTGQRGFRVADVSREDLLDITTMRTAIEIEAIRLAITHGDDAWEAGIVSALHQMRRHIERTGDEFREGAEDFDRLHKGFHTALLTACGSKRLLAAHSDLYDQAYRYRRVMMRSVDSGKKFVRAHQLLADRVIARDIQGSQAMLSAHLRSTMDFVYPPGNES
- a CDS encoding ABC transporter ATP-binding protein codes for the protein MASAAKRLEAVSGTATPQIAFDAVTLVLGGKTIIENLSLGVRPGEFLCIVGASGCGKTTALRLAAGLYQPTSGKVNFDGEPMREPRREIAIVFQDYGKALLPWRTAAGNVSLALEAGGMPSAERPARIEELLRTVGLPGHAGKYPSEMSGGMQQRLQIARCLAQEPKTLLMDEPFGALDAMTRQGLQDEVLSLVAASGATVIFVTHDLDEAIYLGDRVIGLLPHPGRIGIELPVNLPRPRNQLSTREHPEFLRLRRQLFDFIKATEQ
- a CDS encoding ABC transporter permease; the protein is MTANSAKALVLPLAVLVAFEAWARATHLQSDSLAPPSEIVMALFGAFADLSILSATRDTLFSAFAGLAIGTIIGLALGIAFGISDTLNRLMEVTVEAIRPIPSIALLPIALIALGFGYRMEIVIVAFACVWPILILSRAAVRSIEPRLMEVARALRLPPAQRVWKIIIPAALPRIFVAFRLSAGIALIVAVTVEIAINPLGLGAGIMLAQQALRPDLMLAYLVWIGMIGYALNVLLTVAQNRLFGRAALSGDGA
- a CDS encoding ABC transporter permease, whose translation is MNRAALLWRVASFAVAAGFVAIWQLIANLKLVSPVFLPGPDRAWAALVRGFSSGDLWSKLAGTLEHMAYGWLAASIAGIAIGAIVGSSRTMRTYVAPSLEFLRPLPVSAIIPVAIAMLGLTQAMALFVIAFGAIWPIMLATIHGFAAVEPRLYEVARSLQMSRLAVIFKIALPSASPDILAGMRLSLTVALILSVVCEILAGLDGLGHWVLLSARAFRSADLFAGVILLGVTGYVTSVAMSLAEHRLLAWQAAQR
- a CDS encoding CAP domain-containing protein, with protein sequence MARQALLLGLVICFAAAWSQPAAANPAQMISDFRLKHGQKRVTLDATLTRIAHDQAQAMAAKDKLDHDVLGRFNTRVGPAGAGRAAENIAYGYDGFPKTLDQWINSSGHRKNLLLPGATRVGVASVKSAKTGRTYWAMVIAGDYERPKTPKSSPKDSPKALKQASAAKSKPRAAEACRLKILSLCF
- a CDS encoding DUF192 domain-containing protein produces the protein MNFALTVARLRIPGRLVTALAAAFAVVLILCANPAARAASVQPLEIATKSGVRVFLVEMATTEEEKTQGLMYRKELPDGKGMLFDFSPEQQISMWMKNTYIPLDMIFIRADGRILRIAENTEPLSTKIVSSGGPARAVLEVIAGTAQKYGIQPGDRVAHPLFNKR
- a CDS encoding cold-shock protein, with product MGSDEFGSKKLGGPPTGGTGQNRLGPGEYAAGAQRDPAVDALSGLGDAAANLVEISGVIKWFDASKGYGFIVPDNGWPDVLLHVTVLRRDGYQTAYEGARLVVECVQRAKGYQAFRIVSMDESTAIHPAQMLPPRTHVSVTPTSGLERAQVKWFNRLRGFGFLTCGEGTPDIFVHMETLRRFGMTELRPGQYVLVRYGPGSKGMMAAEIHPETGPSALSSH